One genomic segment of bacterium includes these proteins:
- a CDS encoding sigma-70 family RNA polymerase sigma factor has translation MSWEELYPIVADQAYWAVMRYDPRRKDKVQELVCQSYEKFVRDTAAEKEIKKQDYKCFITQRAKEVDQRSFCKKGFGGTSTLDALSFYRRRPDVDTEIVEFDDWMTSKPKSRESVEEQFSFNVDFKDWQETLSTQEHTILTHLIQGYKAKDIADILHTTYHVVRTIINKLKQMFLEYFRLEEFAYP, from the coding sequence TTGTCCTGGGAAGAGCTATATCCAATAGTAGCTGATCAGGCTTATTGGGCAGTGATGCGATATGATCCCAGACGTAAAGATAAAGTGCAGGAACTAGTTTGTCAGTCGTACGAGAAGTTTGTTCGCGATACTGCTGCGGAGAAAGAAATTAAGAAACAGGATTACAAGTGTTTCATCACTCAACGAGCAAAGGAAGTTGATCAAAGAAGTTTTTGTAAAAAGGGATTTGGCGGAACATCAACTCTTGATGCTCTATCATTCTACAGAAGGCGACCGGATGTTGATACAGAAATTGTTGAGTTCGATGATTGGATGACGAGTAAACCTAAAAGCAGGGAATCTGTAGAAGAACAATTTTCATTCAACGTGGATTTCAAAGACTGGCAGGAAACTTTAAGCACTCAGGAGCATACCATACTGACCCATCTGATTCAAGGATACAAAGCGAAAGACATTGCTGATATCCTTCACACCACATATCACGTCGTAAGAACCATCATCAACAAACTGAAACAAATGTTCCTGGAATATTTTCGTCTGGAAGAATTCGCTTATCCTTAA